acaagaaaatcatggacgtGGACGCTTAATCCATTAAAATTCATCGGTAACCAGTCCCTTTTCTCACTGACAAGAACACTCACATAATCTGGGTGGAAACAGATAATTacttttacaaacttttttttattggcaccgagtGTCCGGAACAGCGTTCCGACTAATCCcgagggtgcacaggccctcagcaaggatttcccgcaagtgcacattgggtaattcaagaggaaaattCCCCAGTCCGATGTCTCCTAGAAATTATTTGCATCCAAGGGAATTTGAATCTTAGACCTaaggggagcatacccccaagcccaaggcctttaccacttgagccaacccttgGGGTTTTACATTTTAAGTAAGtactttttcaaacttattCTCCTACAATGCATTTGCATATTAAATTTGAAGTAATCCAACAACACCACCTAGATCTATATTGTAGAACATAAACTTACATATTTAAACAGTGGTGCTCGCTttgccttgttttttttttaaacaactgATTATGTTAAATACAATTGAAGAACTTAAGGCTTTAGTTATTTACAACTCTTTACCACTGGGTGACAGCCCACTTTTGTATTCCCAATATTAGTACCCAGGAGTTTTTTTTACCTCTTCCCCCTCTCTCATTGGGCATATTTGTAGAATATGTGTAACATGATAATGGCTATGCCTTTTCTtgattatttaagaaaatttgtcttataatcttttttatcggtaatcttataaaaaaatgttatatacacACAGTAAAAATtggaataataaattataaggCCAATCAGAAGTTGCTCCTCTCATGAGAATGGGATTGAGAATGGACTCATTGGTTGAAGATCCACTGGGAGCGACTAACATACCAGTCAATGAAATGTAACAGCTAAAATTTACCAACAATGCAATGCATCAACAATCATCCAAACCTGCACCCCGTTTTGCCATGGGATTCAACCAGAaacatttctttatttatacAAGAGAtagttacataaaaaaattaacagataaattttatattcttattGATTAGAATCCCAGGTACACAGATAAGTATACAACAGTACCTAGTTGAAGAAAGTCCACATTAGAATGTACTCAACAATTCTCTGACCTTTACACTTCTTCCCGTGACCATAATCATCCTCTAATAGCTTCAGCTGGACAAGCAGAAAATGTTCGTTCAAAAAACGCCTTACCCatcaacaattttctttttttgataagtagccTTAcccatcaacaatgaattgatcATCTTGATTATCTCCCTCAACCCTTGTATCTCCATGAACCAAACCATTTACATGATGCAGATTCTGCATCATCTGTGAAAGATAATGGTTGCTAGCACTAGTATGATCAGAAAGCCCAGCTGGATGAGCGGTCCATTGAGAGACAATCCCAAGCAACTGGTTGGTGAGGTTTTGCTGCTCATGAAGAATTCGGGTCTGAATCTGGCCCATGTCTGCCCGATGCTGATTCAGCAAATCATCAATCCTCTTCTTCCATTCTGACCTTCTCCTATTCATCCTCTCCTGCCATTCTCTCTCATGAATCAactcttcctctcttcttcttctttccctcTCCTCACTCTCCTTCTCCAGAGCTTCCCATTCTCGAATTCTCTGCTTCCTCAACTTCTCCCTAGCCTTCTCTCGCTCTTCCATATCCTTTTCACTCTCTTCCCATTTTCGTTCCCATTCTTTCTCCACCTCCACCCGGACACTCTCTCTCCTTtgcctctcacgctctctctccAGCTCACGCTGCTCAAACCGAGCCTCCAATTCCCTCAACTGCCCCAACTGGTTTGCAAGAAACCCCCATGCCTTCCTTTCCAAACCTTTCAAcactttcctcttcttctttgaaTTCGACCCATTCATATTTACTTCTTCATACACAAAACCAGCGTCCCTGCCCTCTCTAACCTGATCATTCCCATTATaatcctcctccacctcctctcCATCATACTCAAAACCAAAACCCATCACCCCATTCTCAATGCCATTGATCCCTGCCACTGGAAAATCCCCGTTCCCATCATTATCCATTGGTCCAAACCCCACCATATCCATCCCCCTCTCCATGAAACCCCCACCATTCTCACCATTCTCACCATTCATCACCGTCGCCAAATCGGCATTACTACCATTCCCTATTGGCACGTCCCCGAAAACCTCTTTGTACCTCAAAAAATTCGACCAATGCGTATGTCCCTCCACCCAATCAAATTCCTCCCTATTATTACAGTCCCCCGCGCCGGAATTCTCAGAATCAGGCTTCTTGATCTTTTGCTTGACGAGCAAGTACTGGTGCCTCATGTTCTGGACCTTGGTGGACACGTCCTTCCAAGTCCATTGCCAAGGGTACGCGAGAGAATCGCGAGCGTGGTGCACCGAATTGACATAACAAGCAATGGGTTGGAATTTCTTCTCACGGGTTTTCATCTTGGCGAGGGTTCCATCAGAGACCATCTCTCCATACTTTGAGATTAGGGTTCTCTCTTCTGCTTCAgtccatttctttcttcttggaGGAGACATCATCTGGACACACCAATAACTCAACAGTAATAATTTTATCTGAAAGCAGATTATTACCAGTACTAGAATAGCACAGCGAATTGAGTGGCATTTAAGAAGGGCACCCAGATGTAACAGGCTGACCcagatgaagaaaataagagaaccGAGTACAAAAGCGAAGAAAAGGGCTTACCTTCAGGTGGAGATTGCCAAGGCTTAGTGATGGATGGGATTGAATTTGGGACTGATGAAAGCTCCGGACTAGGATTTTCTCGGGAAAATTTTGGTACAGAGAGCGGAAAACTGGACTTGTAttaaaaaagagggaaaagaaaaagaaaaaaaaaaaaaataagggaagCGATTATCTGTGTGTTGTGTTCAGAAGACTAGTAGTACCGAGCTGGAACggttgtttttaaaaaaaaaaaaaaaatagaaagaaaaacaaaaacaaaacatacaaaatTTACTCATTAAACCTACGAAgcccattaaaataaaaaaaaaaaaaaatccaaaacatgtATCTCTCAATTTAGCCGCCAGAAGCCGACGTTGGTTCCGATTATGCTGTGTTGGCTCGTTTGGATTATCTCTCAGATAGtttttaatcttatcttattttattttattattataaaatttttaaatttttatataaaatataataaataatttaattttttcaaatattaattcaactttttaaaatctcaaaacaataataatattaaaaaataataatctaacaatatttaattcaacttttaatttttatttaaaatcatctcatcttactatccaaccAGTCCTAAGAGTTGAAATCGAATAGAATTTTACAGTCATTATAAGCGGAGTCGGAAGTCGATATTGAACTCCGATTGAATTGGAGTTGGGAGAGGGGATTTTTCATGTCCATTCGGGTTGGGCCCAAGTCCCTCACGCCAGTCCACGACTCTTGACAAGGAAAGCCCAAACGAATCCAGGGGCTAGAGTTGTAAATGAATCAATCTATTCAATAGCCTGCTCAGTACTCGTATGATTAAATTCGAATCAAACTCaattcgtaaaaaaaaaaaaaaaaaaaaaaaaaaactcacttgtgaaagcagatacccgctTGCTTAGTAAATAACACATACCTGACAAAACTTGACTCAACTCGGCTAAGACTCGTTAAGGCCCACTTGTTTATGTCCAAGTcaactcgttagctcgactcaattaaagatcattcatatattaataaatatatatatacaattatgtatataatacatataatatatatatatatatatatattagttaataatataaagataacatttttataattaaaaatataatatgtaacttaattatttatagctatatattgaatataattagtagctatattttataatctttataataattagtcgataaaatttaataatttcatatactagtatatgagaaccacatatgaaatagatatatgatatCATACTATGTGTATGTGTTAATAattatgtaggcatataatatattgttattatggataaatttaaactagttagatattagttatttacaaatttttaaaatcttataattcaatagaggttctactcgttaattgtacaaattcaatttagattttttatttatctaatttattaattattaaatagtattcaaaaataaaaatgaacaacTTGAGCTTAAGCTTGTTTTTGGAATGAGCTCGAGCTTAAGTTTGAATTGAGAGCTTAGTTTACCGAGTTGAGCTCGaacaaagattaaataaaaatttcgtGCCCGGGCTCAAACTCGAGCTTGAGTTTTTTTAGTCGAGCTGAACTTGGCAAGCCAAAAACTGACTCGATtcggctcgattacagcccAAGAAGAGATGAAGCTACCAACGGCTCTCTTAGTCACTACGCATTAATGAGGGGCAGACAGACCGAGATCCTATCGCCTACAATATCAATTGCATTAAATGCGCCATCACGCCATCCTGGTCAAGTGCGATCACTATAGTGACAGAGAGATTTTGTAAGAAATTAGCTATAAATAAAGGAAGGATGGTAATGGAAATGGGGTTACACACCAGGTATTCCTTCCTAACTTTCTCTATCTCCTTGATTAGTTTTTTAGGACCTTGATGAAGAACttgactttggcatcgaaggTGACACAAACATCCCCCACTGCCtattcctcttcctcttcccttgCAGGTATGAGAGTCGTCGTTGCCTAGAGACTACAAAACACACATCAATTGTTGTTTCCGTCTGTGGGATCTAGAATATTCTAACAATGTCAACGTGCCTTTTGTATTCTGGCCACAATACATTCATGTGCAACCCTCGAGCAAGAGTCAACTTTGGCACGCATGGAAGAAAGGATCATgagaatggtagatcttgtgaGGAGTTTGACCTTGGACGCGGAGTCTGGTGAGAGAACGAGGTACTGAAGTAGAGGAATGCTGAGTTAGAGGGAGGCGTCAGACCAAGCAAGATTGAGCAGGCAGAATGGGAGTTGCAGAACACTGACAGGTTGCCACCCAAAGATGAAGAACGTAAGCGAATGGGCAAAGAACTGCGCAGTCTCATGGGCAAGTATGAAAagatggcaaaaaaaaaaaaaaagaatggtcATCCATCGTGGACTAGCTACTTAGTAGCACAGACTTACCCTACAACGCCGAAGTGATGGCAGTCCCACTTTCTCCAAAATTCAAAGCCCCACAAATAGAGATGTACGGCTGGCTGAAGGATCCATTTGAGCACTTGGAGACGTTCAAAACTCACATGACGTTGCACGGCTTCCTAGAGGAGATAGCGCGCCGGGTTTTCCCCTAACGCTGAAAGGTTTTGCCTGGGCCTCGTTTGGTGCCCTTTGATCGGGCACCATCCACAACTTCGAAGAGCTAGGCCGCTAATTCTTGGCTCAGTTCATGGCCAAGAGGAAAAGAAGACGACCGGCTGCTTACCTCCTCACAGTGAAGCGGAAGAAGGAAAAGTGCTTCAAATCGTACATGAATCGCTTCAATAAGGAGTCGATCACTATGGACGACCACAACGAGAATATTCCTCTGGCGGCACTCTTGGGTGGCATCTGACCCCTAAGCCCTTTCATGGCAAGAATTGTGCAAAAGACTTTGTTAACCTTGTGAGACTTCATGGATCAGGCCGACGACATCGTCAAAACTGAGGACACCCTTAGGACCTTGACTGCCCCAAGGTACACACACGTGGAGCGAGCTGCAAGCACCCACAAATGATGTGCCAACACAAAATCCCAGACTATTGGTGTAAAGAGTCAACGTTGAGATGAATAAAAAGTGATGTTTTCATATATAAGTGTGTACATGTGGATTGAGTAGCCCCACAACCCTTAATAGGGGTAGggggaacacctctcccaagtgTCCTAGTACCCCCTAGCCACCCAGTGCGGTCGATTCCAAATCTCACCTGGTGTCTTAGGTCAATACTCCACACTTGAGCCTCGGTGTCCAAATACTTCCTAACGCTGTAGATTTCAGATCCCAGCTGGTCGCTCGAGTCGATGCTCCGCGCTCGACCCTCGACGGGTGTAAGGGAAACACCACTCCCAAGTGTCCCAGTTCCCTCTCACCACCCAGCGCGGTCGATTCTGGATCCTTCTTGGTGACTTAGGCTGATACCCCGTGCTCATGCCTTGGCGTCCAAACATCATCTAGTGCAGTCGATTTTAGATCCCACCTGATCACTCGGGTCAATGCTCCGTGCTCGACCCTCGACCAGCGTAGggggaacacctctcccaagtgTCCTAGTCCCCCCTCGCCACCAAGTGTGGTCGATTCTAGATCCTGCCTGGTGACTTAAGCCGATGCTTCGCTATCGCGCCTTGACGTCCAAATGCCATCAAGTGCGATCGATTTCAGATTTCATATATGTAACTCGAATTGATGCTCGACGCTCGACCCTCAATGAGCGTAggggaacacctctcccaagtgTCCTGGTTCCCCCTTGCCACTCAACGCGGTCGATTCCAGATCCAGCATGGTGACTTAGGCTAATGCTCCACGATCGACCCTTGACGGGTGTAGGAGGAACACCTCTCATAAGTGTCCCAGTCTTGCCTCGTCACCCAGTGCGGTGGATTCTAGATCCCACCCGATGGCTTAAGTCAATGCTCTGCGCTCGTGCCTTGACGCCAAATGCCACCCAGTGCGATCGATTTCAGATCTTGCCTATTGCCTCAGGCTGACGCTCCGCGCTTGATCCTTGACGGGCGTAGGGCAAAACACCTCTCCCAAGTGTCCCAGTCCCCTATTGTCGCCCATCATGTCAGACTTAAGCTGATACTCCACGCTCGCGCCTCAACATCTAAGCTCCACCTAGTGTGGACGGTTCCGAGTCCCACTTGGTCTAGGGCGGCCTCCGACCTAGCCCCATCACGCGGGCCGGCGCGCCACGGCATGGTGGACCCCGAAAAATCAGATGGAGGCAAACTAGAAAACATATACTCACAATTgtaaaacaaaccaaaaaaaaaaaaagaaaaaagaaaaaaagaaaggaagccAAAAGTCatattcattaaatattttgaagGTTATAAGGACTTGAGTCGATGTAAAGTAACCCCTAGCATCGGGCATGgtacaccaataaaaaataaaaaagagagaagaaaacaagATGAAAGTTGTCTCGAACGATCATGGGTGAGAAGCGGGGTCGTAGAAGACTTTGGGCATCAAGTCGCGCCCCTGGGAGTCAAGGGATTTGCAATCTTCTCGTGAGGGGCCAAGTTCAGAGTCCTAGGGGAGTCATGAGGGCTCGCTGTCAGGTGCTCCCTCACCCTCTCTAACCTTAAGAAGTACCCGTGGCTCCAAGCCTGGTTGCAGAGACTTTGGCCGCCTTGAGCTAGGGAGTGATCTGGGCGAGCTTCTCATTCGTGGCGGCAAGCTCGCCCACCAATCTCTTCACCCTTTCCTCGTGGGACCTCAACTCCTCCTTGAGTTGCAAGTTGGACTCCAACAGCTTCACGTACAGGCCCTTTACCTTCGCTTTGTCCCTTTGAAGCGTCGTGTTTTGCATCGCGAATGTGTCCCTCCCAAATTGGAGTTTGTTGGGGTGAGCGTTCAGGTCGCAATGGACGTCCATAGCTTTCACAAGCATGGCAATATAATTCTGCCTCAGCACCCACTTGAAGATTGGACCCCCTTTGTGGAGGTCCTTGATGATCCGCCATAAGTGCCAGTTCTCGATTTCAATCTCCTCATGGGCTATCTCGACGTGCTCCAGGGCGGTCAAGAGCCTAAAAATCTCGCGGTAGCCCCACCTTCCCAACTTATGCAAGACTTTAGCCTCCCTTTCTATCACAACCCATCCATCCATGTTCTAGGCCACCAGGAACTCGAAACCCTATCAATCAAGGTGGAAAACGGTGAGACCACCAGAACCCGGAAGTAAAATTGCATACTGGACGGTGGGAGGAAGCGTCTTATTGGATAAATGAGGCCGTTAAGTTGATTGGTCATTCCCCATATCATTTACGCCCAGCCACGTCGACTCCCCCTTCGGCAGGATGAGACGACGAAGTGCCATCCTTGCTCCATGGTCTTGATCTGTAGGGGCCCAAGGGTGGAAGCACCAAAAGTGCCTGGTACGTGCGTCGTGGTGGGTTCCTCTACCTCAGGGCTGTGAGTCGCCCCCCTCTCGATTGCCCAAAAGAATCGCCACCCGCGAGGCCGGCCGACCCAAAATTGTCGCAGGAGCCAGTAGCCAAGGAAAGCCATGCTTGGCCGGAGCACTGGTCAAAGTTGACGAAGTCGACGAGGGTGAAGACCATTCTTCACTCAGTAACACTGTGTTCTCATGGGAAAGACTTTCATGAGCAGGATGCTCAAGCAATATTGTGTCGATTAGAGCTGCGCTGGCAAGATGTGAGGTGTCATTGCCATCATCTTAGATATCCACCAGCCCTCAAAGACGCGCTGGTATGTCTAGATACCTCTGGACGCTCGACGACTACAACAGCCTATGGGATGCCCAAACTAGTCTAGTACAGGGCCTCAACAAATGTAGCCTCCAACTCTTCGTCATCTCGATCTCAACCTAGCTCCCCACCTTGGGTGCCTGGCAGGGTAGTAGAAGCATCCTGGGAGAATGGCGAGGTTGAAGATGTCTCAAGGGGAGCAGACCTGGACCACCCTAAATAACCTGCAAGTCCCTTTGGTTCAGAAGGGATCGTCTCACCCTCCAAGTTGGACCTCTTCGCCACACTGTTCGATGGGGCTTTCGATACCTGCTTAGCCTTTCGTGGCATCGGGATCTCTCTTAGGAAGCCATGACCAGCCACATGAGACAGGTCGGGTGCGACGAGGAACCGGATGACATTTTTCTCAGTTAAGAGGACATCAGTCCCGACCTCCTCCTCATGTTCCCTGACCCATGAGTACACCAACTAGATGCGGGCCCGCTCGTGATCGAACAAGTCGAACAGGTTCTATTTGTCGTTAGGGAGGACTCCCTAATCTGATTGGATGGGGAGCTTCTAAGCGGCAACTTCCCCAGGCAATAACTCCCATCCTTAGTGTGACAGGCCTTGAGCCGCGCCAGCCGAAACTTAGGGGGAGAACGGAAGCTAAAGATGTTGCCCTCCAACGCGCAGTCAGCGTGGGTGAACATAAACTCCTTGATAGTGAGATTCAGGTATTCATCCTTGATAG
Above is a genomic segment from Juglans microcarpa x Juglans regia isolate MS1-56 chromosome 1D, Jm3101_v1.0, whole genome shotgun sequence containing:
- the LOC121266898 gene encoding uncharacterized protein LOC121266898, which codes for MMSPPRRKKWTEAEERTLISKYGEMVSDGTLAKMKTREKKFQPIACYVNSVHHARDSLAYPWQWTWKDVSTKVQNMRHQYLLVKQKIKKPDSENSGAGDCNNREEFDWVEGHTHWSNFLRYKEVFGDVPIGNGSNADLATVMNGENGENGGGFMERGMDMVGFGPMDNDGNGDFPVAGINGIENGVMGFGFEYDGEEVEEDYNGNDQVREGRDAGFVYEEVNMNGSNSKKKRKVLKGLERKAWGFLANQLGQLRELEARFEQRELERERERQRRESVRVEVEKEWERKWEESEKDMEEREKAREKLRKQRIREWEALEKESEERERRRREEELIHEREWQERMNRRRSEWKKRIDDLLNQHRADMGQIQTRILHEQQNLTNQLLGIVSQWTAHPAGLSDHTSASNHYLSQMMQNLHHVNGLVHGDTRVEGDNQDDQFIVDG